The Nicotiana sylvestris chromosome 6, ASM39365v2, whole genome shotgun sequence genomic sequence TCGCCAATAAAAAAAGTTTGATTcgcttcttttgatcgactccGACTACGTGGTAATTCACCAATAACAGGAGTTCGATTCGATTCTTTTGATCGACTCAGAGTACGTGGTGATTCACCAGTTGGAGGACCCGCGTTAAGTACCTTTGAACGAATCCGGTTGCATGGTAATTGGCCAATTAAAGGCATTGAATTCAATTCCTCTTCTGTAGGAATTATATCCAATACCCTAAAGCTgcgatatatttgtttaatacaAAAAGGTATATTATGAGAAGAAGAAAACTAATACGTCAACATATTAACACAAAGACAAAAAAAAGTAACTTACTTCATGACTACTGAACATCTCAAAATGTCGGGAAATTTAGGCTCTCCCACACATACATAACGTAACATCCTGGGAACCTGAGGGGTATCAAGGTACTCATCCTCTCTTATatacttctcccgaatatctGGGAAGCGCTCATAGAACCAAGCACATAACGGATAAGGAAATCCACCAAGTTTATACTTAGTTGCATGTAATTTGTTCTGCTTGTCTAATGCATGTTTCAGTGAGTAAATGAGCTTCTCATAAGCCACATTACCCCAAGGATATTCAGCACAAACCTTATCATCTTCAACAATAGATGCATACTCCTCCATCACAGATGACTCGGTTTTTTTCCCAAACAAAATAGACTCTACAACAAGAATTTCCATAAGCTTCACAGCATCATCATCGCTCTCGCATACGTGTATGTGATTCACAACATTctttggaatttcattccgagtCAAAAAATCTCGAATATCCTTCAAAGTCACACCCTTAGACTTACCAAAATAGCGCTTCAGAATATTGCTCTCTCGATTAATTGGTTTTTTAACATTATGTGCTGTGATCCGCAAACCACACATAATGTGAAAGTCTTCAAGGATGAAGGAAACATCATGgccaaaaatcttgaaactaatCGAGTCTCGATCATTCATGAATATTCGAGAAAGACACAGACAATGAACCAACTTCATGTTGCATTTGAAATTCTCCATAGCCATAATGTATCGAAATGTACCATTATGAAGCTTATCCCATTATGTAGGAGTCAAGAAAGTTGCAATTAATTTCTTCAAATCGTGGTTCCCCTTCCAGTAACTCTTAGAGTTAAACCAATCTCGAAACTCAAAATATCTTTGACCTGGTCTTGTAGGTGGAGGGGCAGGGACATAAGGACCTGGGGGTATTACAGGTAGTCTAGGTGTTTTAGGTGCATTAGCTGCTTTGCGTACTTTAGCTGCATTAGGATCTTTAGGTGCTTTAGGTGCTATCTGTTCAAAAAAAGTAAAACATACAAAAAATAACATCAGGACATTATCAAAAAAATCAGTTAAAACTTCAAtctctaagaaggctgaagttcgatagttacaaaacaaaacttcagctctaaagctgaagttcgccagttacaaaaacaaaaacttcagctctagagctgaagttcgacagttacaaaaacaaaaccttcagttctagagctgaagttcaccagtaacaaaacacaaaaacttcagctcaccagttacaaaacacaAAACATTCAGCCCCATGttgtagtttttacaaaaaacaaaacacaaattcaaatccaaaaataatgccaaaacatgaaaaaaaaactttAGCTCCTATCTGAGGTATCATCACTTTAATAGTATCATCTATTTAactctcaattttttttttaaaatttggacGTCTAATCActgaagaatttatagaattttcatcaacaacaTAAAAACTCGTTCAAAAAACCTAGAAACACAATCGTAAAAGTAAAACTAATGCACATATCAAACTAAACACTAAGAAACTATTTAATCATAAATACATGactatcaaaaccaaaaccagaaAAAAACACAGAAAATCGTAAAATAAAACCCAGAAATTAATGCAATGTACATGTGATTAAATCGTAATGTGAGAACAATGACGAATAgcagttgaaaaatcaaaacaacgACGAAAACCCTTTGATTTCAGAAAAGAACAAATCAAAAAACACGAATAACGGGAGAGAGAGACAGTAAATGACCATCGTATACTTGGAGAGAAAGTAGTTTTTTAATGAAGAAGGGCAAAATAGTCTTTTTAAAAGACTTTTAACAAAAAAATGAGTACGGGTGCAAATAGTAAGACAAAACAGGTTAAAAAGGGGgcgcccgtgcaatttttaccaaaAAAGAGTACAATCTAATCGTCGCAGGTTTGGACTTTTGGACCGCGGGTTGGGCCCATTAATCGTAGCGGAATCAAAGACCCAAAGCCCAATCACACTACTCTAGGGTTTCCTTTATATTCCACCAGCCCTCCATTCCCTTTATTTAGTGCCGTATCCTCTTCATCAATTGACAGGTTCGTTCTGGTCAGGAAGTAAAGAGCAGTCCCTTAAGTCGTAGCTGATTCACCATGAGAGCTAAGGTGCGTGGACGTGCCCatctcttcttttgttttttgttttgtttgtttcttttcgCATTTGTATGCGGATGAATCTTGAATTTTAAGTCGGTCGATGCAGAATAACACTGCAACGACTAATGATTTATGACAGAGTGTGCGAAATTAGTGTCTCTGTGTGTGTACGTTTCTAGTTAGTGTTGTTCAGTAATGTTTTAATATTCACTTTATTTTTTTCGCACTTTTTGTTAGTTATTTCGCATGTTTATACAGATGAATCTAGATTTAAGTCGATCGATGCAGAATAACACGTAGAACTACTTACTGATTGATGAAAATGTGTGCGAAATTAGTGTGTGTACGTTTCTAGTTAGTTTCAGTAATGTTTTAATACTCACTTTATGAGTGGTCGCATTTTTTGATCTTCAGTGGAAGAAGAAGCGTATGAGGAGGTTGAAGAGGAAGCGCCGAAAGATGAGGCAGAGATCTAAGTAAAAGCCTTTTCCGCACGCCTCAGCATTCTTAGCTTTTGGCGTATCTTCTTTTGCCTTAGGTTATTGCgtctttttgtttcctttttcagAACTTTGCAGTTAATTTCTCTAGTGTTTTTTTTGCTAATGCCACCTAATGTACTGCTTTTGAGGTATATTGAAACTCTGATAGCCATTTTCGCTTTTCTTTTATGATATTTACTCCTCAATTTAGTAATCTTCACccgatttattttattttgttcttcgtAACCCTTTTTATCTTTACAGCCTCTAGTGGTCTCCATTCGCCTGCTAATTTTGTGTTATGAATATCTGGCAATTTCCACAGCAGTGTGAATTAAGATGGTTGTATTGTCAAATCAAGTTTTTTGCTGCATATCTAGTTTAGGTTCTCGGCGTCCAtgtaatattttgaaaattgGCTTTTTTATTGAAAATTACGACTGTTGGATTCTTGGCTTTTTTATTTAAGCTATGCATGAGAGATTGTCCAAGCAAAAAAGTAGTGTAGTTGTGCGTGATCGTATTCGTGGCACTGGTGGGAGCAGTGCGATATCGTCAAAATGTTTATATGTTGGTGGATAAATGGGGATTGGATTTGGACTCCAAAATTTGGATAAAATCCTACTTTCTCCTCTAGTCCATTTTTTCAGCAACGAAAAGTTTACTTCTTCTAGGACATGATGATCTGGGAGTTTTGTAGGTGCCTCGAATGGTTTTGACTTGATCTATTTTATGCATTGCTTTGTCATTTTCAGGACCTAATATAATGCCTTAATTTCATCTCATAGTTTAAAACAGTTGAACATTTTTGTAAGCAAATGCCAAACAATCTTAAGCCCTTTCTGTCTAGTGATTGGTGGTGTCTGCACTGCGTTAACCCTGTAATTTAGGATCCAAAATCTTTTATGCTGAAGAGTAAATATTGCAGAAATTTTCTGACCTCTTCCTTGGTGGTTCTACTCCACTCGTTTTATATTCCATTAGGCATAAGATCTGCAAGGTGAAAGAGATTTTGTACAAAGATGTATCTGAGGATGGCACTTGATTTAAAGGGGAATTTAATAAGATGCTTTCTAATTGACCATATGGCGGTCTGCTATTTAGAATTCAAGGCTAATTTCAAATGTTTGAAGATAGCTATACGATTCAGAGAGAAATAGAGATTCGAATTTCACAGGCAATTTGTCAATTGTGTAGTTTCATCGTAGCTAGTTAACTGtttaaaatgtcaaattttaaatttaatGTAAATATGAAAAGCCTCGTTTTCTTTTAGCATGACCAGGAACACTGAGTAGAATGTTTAATAAACCGAGTGAAACTATAGCAAATAGAGCTAATAGTTCCAAAAATCCATTTTATTAAATGGTAAACAGCTTTCTAATCACTCGAAACTTGAAAGAGATCTAATACTCTCTTTGAGGCAATGAAGAAAGAGCTAGCTCGGGTGCGTGCAAGCTGGCCTCAACAACGCGGTTATCATTCTAGATAAGATAAAACCAGACTCTTGACTCATTGAGGGTTTGGTGGACGGCCGTTGGCGGAACACACCCTGGAACCCCATTCAAGCAGCTCTTTGCTAGTATCATCCTTGTGAACAATAACTTCAATGAAGCATAAACAATCCTTCTTCTCTCCAGTTGCAGTTGCAATTGCTTCTGTGAGCTCCTCTTCAGTCCTTACCTGCAATCCAGTCAGAAACAATTTGAAAACAATGGCGTATTTGTCAATGTATGGATGCGTATTTCTATACAATAACACTCACCTTCATGGTCCAGCAATTGCCTTCACCATTGTGAATAGCATCCACTAAGCCAGTGTAGTTCCAGTTCTTGATCACATTGTATGGCCCGTCATGGATTTCAACCTCAATTGTGTAACCACCATTATTAATCAAGAAAATTATGCTCTTTTGCTCACAACGGATCATTGTTGACACGTCTTGTGCAGTAACCTGTGATCCAAATACCATTTAGTTCTACACAGTAATATTGTTGTACTAACATATTGGGTGTTTTTGGTAATGACGGAAGTCATTTTCCAAGAAAGTGTTTGTCGTTTAGTACCTGAAAACTTCCATCACCGATGCAAGATATGACACGTTTTTTAGGTACAGATTGCGCATAGCCCAAGGTAGCACCAACAGACCAACCAATGGAGCCATATTGCATCTGGAATTCATACCTGCAACACGAACTTTTTTCTTCTAATGTCTGTAAATAAAATGGATACCAGGCTGATAAGCTGTTATTAGTCACATACCCACATCCTTCTGGTAACTTAAGCTTCTGGCAATTGAACCAAGAATCCCCTGTCTCAGCAATCACTGCTGTTTCATCTGAAAGCATCTTCTGTATATGCTGGAACAGAACATTTACTCTTAGTGGTTCATTAGGCTCTGATTTTAGAGGTGTTCCTTCAGGCACAAATATCCGACGATAGTTTTCATAAgcagtttcatttttctttattttctttgctAGTTCAGATAGGAAATCTTTCATTAGGACACAACCAAAAGCTGGTCCATTGCCAATTACAACTCTATCAGGCTGCACGATGATCGATTTCTCTTTCTTGATCAGAAGTGAATATCCAACAGAGCTGTAGTCGTTAAAGATTGGACCAGCAAACAAGTAAGCATCAGCTGATTCAACAATTTCTGCGCAATAGGATGTGCCTACTGCACCCCAGTAAGTGCCAATGAAGTGAGGGTGTTGTTCTGCGACTAGCCCTTTTGCGGAAGGCATCACTGCCATTGCATAACCAGAAGAATCAGCCAATTCAACAAAAGCATCACAAGCTTTGGCTACTCTTAGCTTTGGCCCTCCAATCATAACTGGTTTCACTGCCTTGCTTAGAAAGGTAACTGCTGCATCCACTGCAGCTTCCAATCCCCTCTTGTTACTTAGCCTGTATCAGTAATTTAGGATTGTAAGTTACAGAACATTTTCTCATGCAGCAGTAGCAGATCCTTGACTTATCAGTGGGTTCTgctctttatattttttttcacaCACATATATACTCGCTGCGTCTAGTCTAGATCTGACACTGTTGAGTTCTGATTATAAGTTGAAGAAGAGATCTCATGCAGCAGTGGCGAATCTAGGATTTAGAGTCAGCTGAGATCTGCTCGTTAATTTTTTTCACACGCACTTATATAGTCCGAGCTAAACACAATGAGTTATGTCGAACCTGTTGCTTCTAGTCTAGACCCGACACTATAAAAAATAGATAATAAGGTAATGCTCATACCTAGGTGAAAGAGAAAATGGGATGGGATCCCTGCTGAAAGTTGGATGAGGAATGGCTGGCAAATTGCAACTTATACTGATGTATACTGGTTTGCTTTCTTTTAGAGCAGTGGAAATGGCTCTATCAATTTGTTCATGTGCATCATCCAAGTTGTTTACAACGGCCTAACACAAAAGCAAACAAGAAAACATAAAAATTGTTGGATATGTAAGGTATTGTATTTTTATTGGAAAAGAATTATTCAACTTTCACATATAGGACCTAAAAGTCTTTAAGATGAGTCTCGCCCATGGCTAGATTTCTCCCATTATATATTTACTGCTTATGATTAGCTTATGTATAAACATTCAATTCTACCTTTCATTACAAATTTCCAACATTGCAAGAGAATTAGATTATTAGTCTTGAAAACACATGATGATGTGATTAGATATCTGCACCACTAATGATACTGTATCATGTTTCATACAAACTCATGCTAGGATTATTTAGGAAGCTAACATTTAGCAACTTCGACGGAAAAGCAATACAAAACGATGGGAAAGACAATTATATATACGCTCACAGTTTAGAAAAAATTCCACTAATAGAATATTTTAACCTATTTGCCTCATTTACCAAGTTAATAGTATCACTTATTAGGGACAATTATCTTTTAGGTGACCGTAAGAGTACTTTTACACTATCCGTATATAGAAATTAAACTCAAACGGAAGCTAAGTATGAATTTTGTAAGATTTAAGCACGGGGGTTCAAATTAAAAGCTAGATCAGATACCTGATAACATGTAACAGTCTGAAAACATCTTAATTCTTGGCTGAAATCAGGCAATCCAATGGTATGATGCAGTATTCTATTAGTTCCATAATCATTTGTATTAGGACCTCCCACAATGCAAATAACAGGTAGGTTTTCACTGTAAGCACCAGCTATTGCATTAAGCACACTGAGCCCACCAACAGTAAACGTGACAACACATGCACCAACTCCGCGAGCTCGTGCATAGCCATCAGCAGCATATCCAGCATTGAGTTCATTGCAACAGCCAATATTCTTGAGCCTTGGTTCAGCAATGAGGTGATCAAGAAGTGTGAGATTGAAATCACCAGGCACTGAGAAAACATCTTGAATGCCAATTTCAACTAGCCTACGTGCCAAATGGCGCCCGAGAGTGGCATCGGTGTTCGCGATAACAGAAGAAGATTGAGAATCTTGGATACAGGACGTGCCTTTGGCTACTGAGCCGTCCATgttatgaa encodes the following:
- the LOC104223295 gene encoding pyruvate decarboxylase 2 isoform X2, with the translated sequence MDGSVAKGTSCIQDSQSSSVIANTDATLGRHLARRLVEIGIQDVFSVPGDFNLTLLDHLIAEPRLKNIGCCNELNAGYAADGYARARGVGACVVTFTVGGLSVLNAIAGAYSENLPVICIVGGPNTNDYGTNRILHHTIGLPDFSQELRCFQTVTCYQAVVNNLDDAHEQIDRAISTALKESKPVYISISCNLPAIPHPTFSRDPIPFSLSPRLSNKRGLEAAVDAAVTFLSKAVKPVMIGGPKLRVAKACDAFVELADSSGYAMAVMPSAKGLVAEQHPHFIGTYWGAVGTSYCAEIVESADAYLFAGPIFNDYSSVGYSLLIKKEKSIIVQPDRVVIGNGPAFGCVLMKDFLSELAKKIKKNETAYENYRRIFVPEGTPLKSEPNEPLRVNVLFQHIQKMLSDETAVIAETGDSWFNCQKLKLPEGCGYEFQMQYGSIGWSVGATLGYAQSVPKKRVISCIGDGSFQVTAQDVSTMIRCEQKSIIFLINNGGYTIEVEIHDGPYNVIKNWNYTGLVDAIHNGEGNCWTMKVRTEEELTEAIATATGEKKDCLCFIEVIVHKDDTSKELLEWGSRVCSANGRPPNPQ
- the LOC104223295 gene encoding pyruvate decarboxylase 2 isoform X1 translates to MDGSVAKGTSCIQDSQSSSVIANTDATLGRHLARRLVEIGIQDVFSVPGDFNLTLLDHLIAEPRLKNIGCCNELNAGYAADGYARARGVGACVVTFTVGGLSVLNAIAGAYSENLPVICIVGGPNTNDYGTNRILHHTIGLPDFSQELRCFQTVTCYQAVVNNLDDAHEQIDRAISTALKESKPVYISISCNLPAIPHPTFSRDPIPFSLSPRLSNKRGLEAAVDAAVTFLSKAVKPVMIGGPKLRVAKACDAFVELADSSGYAMAVMPSAKGLVAEQHPHFIGTYWGAVGTSYCAEIVESADAYLFAGPIFNDYSSVGYSLLIKKEKSIIVQPDRVVIGNGPAFGCVLMKDFLSELAKKIKKNETAYENYRRIFVPEGTPLKSEPNEPLRVNVLFQHIQKMLSDETAVIAETGDSWFNCQKLKLPEGCGYVTNNSLSAWYPFYLQTLEEKSSCCRYEFQMQYGSIGWSVGATLGYAQSVPKKRVISCIGDGSFQVTAQDVSTMIRCEQKSIIFLINNGGYTIEVEIHDGPYNVIKNWNYTGLVDAIHNGEGNCWTMKVRTEEELTEAIATATGEKKDCLCFIEVIVHKDDTSKELLEWGSRVCSANGRPPNPQ